In Stieleria varia, one genomic interval encodes:
- the ltrA gene encoding group II intron reverse transcriptase/maturase produces MKLEGQSSGTKSSNIDRGKAVGISRDSDLAPAVLSDGPTVLTRLDRISQRAKADPGAVFNNLFSLLNYELLWYAFRRLKRGKTPGVDNVTVEDYEENLRANLQDLLLRLHRGSYRPRPSLRKNIPKGNGKTRPLGIACVEDKLVQRAVVMILEQIYEVDFHDASYGYRPKRSCHAALSTLGAIIATQRVNWISDADIEGFFDNVSHERLIELLRIRVSDPKMLRLITGFLRAGVMIDGKLTATEDGVPQGASLSPLLANVYLNYVLDQWFEQEVKPRLRGEAYIVRFADDFVCGIELESDARRYQAVLPKRLARFSLSIAEEKTKLIRFGRFARRDSQRLGEGAPAVFDFLGFTHYCGRSRAGKFKLKRKTSGKKLRMKLSEMRLWFHHQLSTPVGEMWQVLNAKLRGHYQYYGINDNWPMLMAFRSKVRRMAKRHLSRRSQKSYVNWDDLGVVSPGRKIPRDSEGRKSKIGVSSDWYFIKRASRVTLMLQNKYGNTRTPSWMSLNAGDTSTQRINTDFLSHNKSSTKFLTRSNPGSSPLLSRFSPWRSLLPHSSNLKSLCCCSFVSSGDWCCKLWFSRLNPVKLTPCPKICTSNVAGIVVAPNQLPTDRSQHASATSSFVEPVTEAGNGVKKPSFLCN; encoded by the coding sequence TTGAAGCTTGAAGGCCAATCAAGTGGAACGAAGTCGAGTAATATCGATCGAGGGAAGGCGGTCGGGATTTCACGCGATTCAGACCTGGCACCGGCCGTACTCAGTGACGGACCCACGGTGCTAACCAGGCTGGATCGCATCTCTCAACGAGCGAAAGCGGACCCGGGAGCGGTTTTCAACAACCTCTTCTCGCTGCTCAACTACGAGCTGCTCTGGTACGCCTTTCGCCGATTGAAACGAGGCAAGACGCCCGGCGTCGACAACGTCACGGTGGAAGACTACGAAGAGAATCTGCGGGCCAACCTGCAGGACCTTCTTCTGCGACTGCACCGAGGCTCCTATCGGCCGAGACCAAGTTTGCGAAAGAACATTCCCAAAGGGAATGGGAAAACGAGGCCGCTTGGTATCGCTTGCGTGGAGGACAAACTTGTCCAACGCGCAGTCGTGATGATCTTGGAACAAATCTACGAAGTCGACTTTCATGACGCTTCGTATGGTTACCGTCCCAAGCGATCCTGTCACGCGGCCCTGTCGACACTTGGGGCGATCATCGCCACGCAAAGAGTGAACTGGATCAGTGACGCAGACATCGAAGGTTTCTTCGACAATGTGTCTCATGAACGCTTAATCGAATTGCTGCGCATCCGTGTCAGCGACCCGAAGATGCTTCGACTGATCACCGGTTTTCTTAGAGCCGGAGTGATGATCGATGGCAAGCTGACGGCAACCGAAGACGGTGTCCCACAAGGGGCAAGTCTCTCCCCGTTGTTGGCCAACGTGTATTTGAATTACGTGTTGGACCAATGGTTCGAGCAAGAAGTCAAGCCACGGCTTCGGGGCGAAGCGTACATCGTACGCTTTGCTGATGATTTCGTGTGCGGCATTGAACTTGAATCTGATGCGAGGAGATACCAAGCGGTATTGCCCAAGCGACTTGCCCGGTTCTCGCTGTCAATCGCCGAGGAGAAAACCAAGTTGATCCGTTTTGGACGTTTCGCCCGTCGCGATAGCCAGCGGTTGGGTGAAGGCGCTCCAGCGGTATTCGACTTCCTCGGATTCACTCATTACTGCGGCCGGTCACGTGCCGGGAAGTTCAAACTGAAAAGGAAAACGTCGGGTAAGAAGCTGCGTATGAAGCTGAGTGAAATGCGTCTCTGGTTTCATCATCAGCTCTCCACTCCGGTGGGCGAAATGTGGCAAGTGCTCAACGCGAAACTTCGGGGGCACTATCAGTATTACGGGATCAATGACAATTGGCCGATGCTGATGGCGTTCCGAAGCAAGGTTCGCCGGATGGCAAAACGTCACCTGAGCCGCCGCAGTCAAAAGAGCTACGTGAACTGGGACGATTTGGGTGTCGTCTCGCCAGGGCGCAAGATTCCGAGGGATAGCGAAGGGCGTAAGTCGAAGATCGGCGTGAGTTCGGATTGGTATTTCATAAAGAGGGCGTCCCGCGTCACACTGATGTTGCAAAACAAATACGGCAACACAAGGACGCCCTCATGGATGAGTTTAAATGCTGGGGACACCAGCACGCAACGGATCAACACCGATTTCTTATCGCACAACAAATCGTCGACCAAGTTTTTGACACGGTCAAACCCAGGTTCGTCGCCACTGTTGAGTCGTTTCTCGCCCTGGCGATCACTCCTACCGCATTCTTCCAATTTGAAGTCGCTTTGCTGTTGCTCGTTCGTGAGCTCGGGCGATTGGTGCTGCAAGCTGTGGTTCAGTCGCTTGAACCCAGTCAAGCTGACACCTTGCCCAAAGATCTGTACTTCCAATGTAGCGGGTATCGTCGTCGCTCCAAACCAACTCCCAACCGATCGATCGCAACACGCTTCGGCAACATCGTCCTTTGTCGAACCGGTTACCGAAGCTGGCAACGGGGTGAAGAAACCATCTTTCCTTTGCAATTGA
- a CDS encoding DUF1559 domain-containing protein encodes MHKGNATRSMTKSPRTQQSQITKKCTRVAGRAFHEVRVTWRQPGDFDRSSLEERTLTRNTKIALAIACSLLAISFIGYVVPYASQRRAEQTCAANLRYVGHAVQSYHSSFGRFPSPDCDGHSWRIRCVPFMFASPMYGEYRFDEPWDSEANISIDTRPLPTKDFPPDGGPPPEEPHGMPYAYQCIDESNAHHTAFLMLVGVHAFGKPGGWRRSDEIVDGLETTLAIVETIRSDVHWLDPTDLNIDKMSFSLNDGLNSISSPHASGPAVLFCDGAVYRLHSSVTPDLLRAMVTIDGGEPISRDEMIAKGYLVPH; translated from the coding sequence ATGCACAAGGGAAATGCCACCAGATCAATGACTAAATCGCCACGGACGCAGCAAAGCCAAATAACAAAAAAATGCACCCGAGTTGCCGGTCGGGCGTTTCATGAAGTCAGAGTCACTTGGCGGCAACCGGGTGATTTTGATCGTTCGTCCCTAGAGGAACGCACTCTGACACGCAACACAAAAATAGCCCTCGCTATTGCTTGCAGCCTCTTGGCAATTTCATTCATCGGCTACGTCGTGCCATACGCTTCTCAGCGACGTGCCGAACAAACTTGCGCCGCCAACCTTCGGTATGTTGGGCACGCTGTGCAGAGCTATCACTCTTCGTTTGGCCGCTTTCCTTCGCCCGACTGTGACGGTCATAGCTGGCGTATCCGTTGCGTTCCATTCATGTTTGCGTCCCCAATGTACGGCGAATATCGCTTCGATGAACCATGGGATTCTGAGGCCAACATCTCGATTGACACTAGGCCATTGCCCACTAAAGACTTTCCACCAGACGGTGGACCACCACCTGAAGAACCACACGGCATGCCCTACGCTTACCAGTGTATTGACGAATCTAATGCTCATCACACAGCGTTTCTGATGCTCGTAGGTGTGCATGCCTTTGGCAAGCCTGGCGGATGGCGACGCTCCGATGAAATCGTTGATGGACTTGAGACAACGCTCGCCATCGTGGAAACGATACGGTCGGACGTTCACTGGCTCGACCCAACCGACCTTAACATTGACAAGATGTCGTTTTCATTGAACGATGGTCTGAATTCAATCTCTAGCCCTCACGCTAGCGGTCCTGCTGTTCTGTTTTGCGACGGCGCGGTTTATCGTTTACACTCGTCGGTGACACCCGATTTACTTCGAGCGATGGTTACGATTGACGGTGGCGAACCAATTTCTCGTGATGAAATGATCGCCAAGGGCTACCTTGTTCCGCACTGA